The Gordonibacter urolithinfaciens genome contains a region encoding:
- a CDS encoding NAD(P)-binding protein, which translates to MARLSVAPGAKDDGRIAAFIEKYARRVEAMPPGTCPVVVQQALLQAAAAQTCGKCVPCRDGLPRLAALVGRVADCEADAGTLAEVRALAEMVRGTSDCAIGFEAANALLEGLDDFADEFARHVGARSCAAGVGQTVPCETLCPAHVDVPGYIGLVAAGDYAGAVNLVRKDNPFPTACAFVCEHPCEARCRRTLIDAPVNIRGIKRFAVDQAPADQVAPPPHSVDTARNIAVVGGGPSGLTCAYFLALMGHRVTVFEARSQLGGMLRYGIPAYRLPRERLDEDLRGILSAGSITALCDTPVGAREMAEIAENYYAVYVAVGAQAGKTLALPNADAAGVMSAVELLGAIGDGDYPDFTGKRVAVVGGGNVAMDCARTAVRAGAEEVSVVYRRRKEDMTALPAEVESAVAEGVELVVLQAPVGIEVDGEGRCTALATQPQMIGAVRAGRPAPVAADKPQERIAADIVLIAVGQGIETEPFEEFGMETVRGCFDADEGLAAAGYDNVFVGGDCQTGPATVIRAIAAGKVAARNIDAYLGCSHKLACEASAPQAPPNDRTPKGRVELVERPARERKRDFQDVECGMSREEVEQECGRCLRCDVFGCGSTEEGREQYA; encoded by the coding sequence TTGGCAAGGTTATCGGTGGCGCCCGGGGCGAAGGACGACGGGCGCATCGCCGCCTTTATAGAGAAGTACGCGCGGCGCGTGGAGGCCATGCCGCCGGGCACGTGCCCGGTCGTGGTGCAGCAGGCGCTTCTGCAGGCGGCTGCGGCGCAGACGTGTGGGAAGTGCGTGCCGTGCCGCGACGGGCTGCCGCGTCTGGCGGCTCTCGTCGGGCGCGTGGCGGACTGCGAGGCGGACGCGGGGACGCTTGCCGAGGTCCGCGCGCTGGCCGAGATGGTGCGCGGCACGTCGGACTGCGCCATCGGCTTCGAGGCGGCGAACGCCCTGCTCGAGGGCTTGGACGACTTCGCCGACGAGTTCGCGCGCCACGTGGGTGCGCGCTCTTGCGCCGCAGGCGTGGGCCAGACGGTCCCCTGCGAGACGCTCTGCCCGGCGCACGTGGACGTGCCCGGCTACATCGGCCTCGTGGCGGCCGGCGACTATGCCGGCGCCGTGAACCTGGTGCGCAAGGACAACCCGTTCCCCACGGCCTGCGCGTTCGTGTGCGAGCACCCTTGCGAGGCCCGGTGCCGCCGCACGCTCATCGACGCTCCGGTGAACATCCGCGGCATCAAGCGGTTCGCCGTGGACCAGGCGCCCGCCGACCAGGTGGCACCGCCGCCGCACAGTGTGGACACCGCGCGGAACATCGCCGTGGTGGGGGGCGGCCCGAGCGGGCTCACCTGCGCGTACTTCCTTGCGCTCATGGGGCACCGCGTGACGGTGTTCGAGGCGCGCAGCCAGCTGGGCGGCATGCTGCGTTACGGCATACCCGCCTACCGCCTTCCGCGCGAGCGCCTGGACGAGGACCTGCGCGGCATCCTCTCTGCCGGCTCCATCACGGCGCTCTGCGACACGCCGGTGGGCGCGCGCGAGATGGCCGAGATCGCCGAGAACTACTATGCGGTGTACGTGGCCGTGGGCGCGCAGGCGGGCAAGACGCTTGCGTTGCCGAACGCGGACGCCGCGGGCGTCATGTCGGCCGTTGAGCTGTTGGGCGCCATCGGCGATGGCGACTACCCCGACTTCACGGGCAAGAGGGTGGCCGTGGTGGGCGGCGGCAACGTGGCCATGGACTGCGCGCGCACGGCGGTGCGTGCTGGCGCCGAGGAGGTGTCCGTGGTGTACCGCCGCCGCAAGGAGGATATGACGGCGCTTCCGGCCGAGGTGGAGAGCGCCGTGGCCGAGGGCGTGGAGTTGGTGGTGCTGCAGGCGCCCGTGGGCATCGAGGTGGACGGCGAAGGGCGCTGCACGGCGCTCGCCACGCAGCCCCAGATGATCGGAGCCGTGCGCGCAGGCCGCCCTGCGCCCGTGGCGGCCGACAAGCCGCAGGAGCGCATCGCGGCGGACATCGTGCTCATAGCGGTGGGGCAGGGCATCGAGACGGAGCCGTTCGAGGAGTTCGGCATGGAGACCGTCCGGGGCTGCTTCGACGCCGACGAGGGCTTGGCGGCCGCGGGGTATGACAACGTGTTCGTGGGCGGCGACTGCCAAACGGGGCCGGCCACGGTCATCCGCGCCATCGCGGCGGGCAAGGTGGCCGCGCGCAACATCGATGCGTACCTGGGCTGCTCGCACAAGCTGGCCTGCGAGGCCTCGGCCCCGCAGGCCCCGCCCAACGACCGCACGCCCAAGGGTCGCGTGGAGCTGGTGGAACGGCCGGCGCGCGAGCGCAAGCGCGATTTCCAAGACGTCGAGTGCGGTATGAGCCGCGAGGAGGTCGAGCAGGAGTGCGGCCGCTGCCTGCGTTGCGACGTGTTCGGCTGCGGCTCGACCGAGGAAGGCAGGGAACAGTATGCCTAG
- the trpB gene encoding tryptophan synthase subunit beta, which produces MAKGRFGIHGGQYIPELLMSAVGELEEAYEDCKRDPAFNRELADLLNNYAGRPSRLCFARRMTEDLGGAKVYLKREDLNHTGSHKINNVLGQALLAKRMGKTRLIAETGAGQHGVATATAAALMGMECEVFMGREDTERQALNVYRMRLLGARVHAVDEGTATLKDAVSATFREWTQRIDDTHYVLGSVMGPHPFPTIVRDFQAVISREIKQQLAEAEGRLPDAVLACVGGGSNAIGAFYHFIDEPSVRLVGCEAAGRGVDGFETAATVTTGKLGIFHGMKSYFCQDDQGQIAPVYSISAGLDYPGVGPEHAALHDAGRAEYVAVTDDEAVDAFEYLSRTEGIIPAIESAHAVAHARVLAPTMGRDQILVVNVSGRGDKDCAAIARYRGENLHE; this is translated from the coding sequence ATGGCCAAGGGAAGGTTCGGCATCCACGGGGGCCAGTACATCCCCGAGCTGCTGATGAGCGCCGTGGGCGAGCTGGAGGAAGCCTACGAGGACTGCAAGCGGGATCCCGCGTTCAACCGCGAGCTCGCCGACTTGCTGAACAACTACGCGGGGCGCCCGTCGCGCCTCTGCTTCGCCCGCCGCATGACGGAGGATCTGGGCGGCGCGAAGGTATACCTGAAGCGCGAGGACCTGAACCATACGGGCTCGCACAAGATCAACAACGTGCTGGGCCAGGCGCTGCTGGCAAAGCGGATGGGGAAGACCCGCCTCATCGCCGAGACGGGCGCCGGCCAGCACGGAGTGGCCACCGCCACGGCGGCGGCGCTCATGGGCATGGAGTGCGAGGTGTTCATGGGCCGCGAGGACACCGAGCGCCAGGCGCTCAACGTGTACCGCATGCGCCTCTTGGGCGCGCGCGTGCACGCGGTGGACGAGGGCACGGCCACGCTCAAGGACGCCGTGTCGGCCACGTTCCGCGAGTGGACGCAGCGCATCGACGACACGCACTACGTGCTGGGCTCCGTCATGGGCCCGCACCCGTTCCCCACGATCGTGCGCGACTTCCAGGCGGTCATCTCGCGCGAGATCAAGCAGCAGCTGGCCGAGGCCGAGGGTCGGCTGCCCGACGCAGTGCTGGCGTGCGTGGGCGGCGGGTCGAACGCCATCGGGGCGTTCTACCACTTCATCGACGAGCCGTCGGTGCGGCTTGTGGGCTGCGAGGCCGCCGGGCGCGGCGTGGACGGCTTCGAGACAGCCGCCACCGTCACCACGGGCAAGCTGGGCATCTTCCACGGCATGAAGAGCTACTTCTGCCAGGACGACCAGGGGCAGATCGCACCTGTGTACTCTATCTCCGCCGGGCTGGACTACCCGGGCGTGGGACCCGAGCACGCGGCCCTGCACGACGCCGGGCGCGCCGAGTACGTGGCCGTGACCGATGACGAGGCCGTGGACGCGTTCGAGTACCTGAGCCGCACGGAGGGTATCATCCCGGCCATCGAGTCGGCCCACGCGGTGGCGCACGCGCGCGTGCTCGCGCCTACCATGGGCCGGGATCAGATACTGGTGGTGAACGTATCCGGGCGCGGCGACAAGGACTGCGCCGCCATCGCCCGCTATCGAGGGGAGAACCTCCATGAGTAG
- a CDS encoding L-lactate dehydrogenase, with protein sequence MAKAANNRKVAIVGCGFVGSATAFALMQSELFTEMVLIDVDRDRAEGEALDIAHGMPFAGPMNIYAGDYDDAADAAIIIVTAGANQQPGETRLDLVHKNVRIFKSIIPEIARRDYQGILLVVSNPVDILTHVALKLSGMPENRVIGSGTVLDTARFKYILGEHLGVDPRNVHARIIGEHGDSEIAAWSTANVSGIPVNDFCELRGHFDHDESMQRIAEDVKNSAYEIIAKKKATYYGIAMSVKRICEAIVRDEKPILPVSNFQHGVHGLHDVVLSMPAVVGKDGIEYQVPCPLSDDELARLHASANTLQGIIGGLDLNLD encoded by the coding sequence ATGGCCAAAGCCGCCAACAACCGGAAAGTCGCCATCGTCGGATGCGGGTTCGTGGGATCGGCCACGGCGTTCGCGCTCATGCAGAGCGAGCTGTTCACCGAGATGGTGCTCATCGACGTCGACCGCGACCGAGCCGAGGGCGAGGCGCTCGACATCGCGCACGGCATGCCCTTCGCCGGACCCATGAACATCTACGCGGGCGACTACGACGACGCGGCGGACGCGGCCATCATCATCGTCACGGCCGGCGCGAACCAGCAGCCCGGCGAGACGCGCCTCGACCTCGTGCACAAGAACGTGCGCATCTTCAAGTCCATCATCCCCGAGATCGCCCGACGCGACTACCAGGGCATCCTGCTGGTAGTGTCGAACCCGGTGGACATCCTCACGCACGTGGCGCTGAAGCTCTCGGGCATGCCGGAGAACCGCGTGATCGGCTCGGGTACCGTGCTGGACACCGCGCGCTTCAAGTACATCCTCGGCGAGCACCTCGGCGTGGACCCGCGCAACGTGCACGCGCGCATCATCGGCGAGCACGGCGACAGCGAGATCGCGGCCTGGAGCACGGCGAACGTCTCCGGCATCCCCGTGAACGACTTCTGCGAGCTGCGCGGCCATTTCGACCACGACGAGTCCATGCAGCGCATCGCCGAGGACGTGAAGAACAGCGCCTACGAGATCATCGCGAAGAAGAAGGCCACCTACTACGGCATCGCCATGTCGGTGAAGCGCATCTGCGAGGCCATCGTGCGCGACGAGAAGCCCATCCTGCCCGTGTCGAACTTCCAGCACGGCGTACACGGCCTGCACGACGTGGTGCTGTCGATGCCCGCCGTGGTGGGCAAAGACGGCATCGAGTACCAGGTGCCTTGCCCGCTCTCCGACGACGAGCTGGCAAGGCTGCATGCGTCCGCGAATACGCTGCAGGGGATCATCGGCGGGTTGGACTTGAATCTGGACTAG
- a CDS encoding TrmH family RNA methyltransferase has product MPIIHLDGLDDPRLAVYSGMTDSQLRDCPDSANGLFIGESRKVIERALATGVHMCSLFMEEKWLDQTMPVVERALAADPDMPVFVATREQFHALTGYEVTRGALAAFERPALPSVEELLAGARRVAVLEDVVNYTNIGAVFRSAATLGIDAVLVTPSCHDPLYRRAARVSMGTVFQVPWTRIGSVRDWAAEGVPLLRSLGFVTAALALSDDAIYLHDARLRDCERLALVLGTEGDGLAASTIAACDYTVKIPMDHDVDSLNVAAASAVAFWELRTKWR; this is encoded by the coding sequence GTGCCGATCATCCATCTCGACGGGTTGGACGACCCGCGGCTCGCGGTGTACTCGGGCATGACCGACTCCCAGCTGCGCGACTGCCCCGACAGCGCGAACGGCCTGTTCATCGGCGAATCGCGCAAGGTGATCGAGCGCGCGCTGGCGACCGGCGTGCACATGTGCTCGCTGTTCATGGAGGAGAAGTGGCTCGACCAGACCATGCCGGTCGTCGAGCGCGCGCTCGCGGCCGACCCGGATATGCCCGTGTTCGTGGCCACGCGCGAGCAGTTCCACGCGCTCACCGGCTACGAGGTGACGCGCGGGGCGCTCGCGGCGTTCGAGCGTCCCGCGCTGCCGAGCGTGGAGGAGCTGTTGGCAGGCGCGCGCCGCGTGGCCGTGCTCGAGGACGTGGTGAACTACACGAACATCGGGGCCGTCTTCCGCTCGGCGGCGACGCTCGGCATCGACGCGGTGCTGGTCACGCCGTCGTGCCACGACCCGCTGTACCGCCGCGCCGCGCGCGTGTCGATGGGGACGGTGTTCCAGGTGCCATGGACACGCATCGGCAGCGTGCGCGACTGGGCGGCCGAGGGCGTGCCGCTGCTGCGCTCGCTCGGCTTCGTGACGGCCGCGCTCGCGCTGTCCGACGACGCCATCTACCTGCACGATGCACGCCTGCGCGACTGCGAGCGCCTGGCGCTGGTTCTCGGCACCGAGGGCGACGGCCTGGCCGCCTCCACGATAGCCGCCTGCGACTACACCGTGAAGATACCCATGGACCACGACGTGGACTCCCTCAACGTGGCCGCCGCCAGCGCCGTTGCGTTTTGGGAGCTGAGGACGAAGTGGCGATGA
- the thrH gene encoding bifunctional phosphoserine phosphatase/homoserine phosphotransferase ThrH: MYVTCLDLEGVLVPEIWIAFAEASGIPELKRTTRDEPDYDKLMAFRLDTLAEHGLGLPEIQRTIAAIDPLPGAREFLDELRSQMQVIIISDTFTQFASPLMEKLGWPTIFCNELDMTADGRIAGIRMRCPESKLTTVRALQSCGFDTIAAGDSFNDLGMIRASKAGFLFRSTDAIKADNPDLPAFEEFGDLLAAIKQAAA, encoded by the coding sequence ATGTATGTGACCTGCCTTGACCTGGAGGGCGTGCTCGTGCCCGAGATATGGATCGCGTTCGCTGAGGCGAGCGGCATCCCCGAGCTCAAGCGCACGACGCGCGACGAGCCCGACTACGACAAGCTCATGGCCTTCCGCCTGGACACGCTCGCAGAGCACGGCCTGGGCCTTCCCGAGATCCAGCGCACCATCGCCGCCATCGACCCGCTGCCGGGCGCGAGGGAGTTCTTGGACGAGCTGCGCTCGCAGATGCAGGTCATCATCATCAGCGACACGTTCACCCAGTTCGCGAGCCCGCTCATGGAGAAGCTGGGGTGGCCGACCATCTTCTGCAACGAGCTGGACATGACCGCCGACGGCCGGATCGCCGGCATCCGCATGCGCTGCCCCGAGTCCAAGCTCACCACGGTGCGCGCGCTGCAGTCATGCGGCTTCGACACCATCGCCGCCGGCGACAGCTTCAACGACCTGGGGATGATCCGTGCGAGCAAGGCCGGCTTCCTGTTCCGCAGCACCGACGCCATCAAGGCCGACAACCCCGACCTGCCGGCCTTCGAGGAGTTCGGCGACCTGCTGGCCGCCATCAAGCAGGCCGCCGCATAG
- a CDS encoding RidA family protein: MDVVETKEAPAAIGPYSQGVVAGGLLFASGQISLDPATGELVGDTAAEQAEQVMRNVGALLAAAGTDFEHVAKATCFLADLGDFAAVNEVYARSFGAHLPARSAVQVAGLPKGALVEVEVVAEVPGA, encoded by the coding sequence ATGGACGTTGTCGAGACGAAGGAGGCCCCCGCGGCCATCGGGCCCTATTCCCAGGGGGTCGTGGCGGGAGGGCTGCTGTTCGCCTCGGGGCAGATCTCGCTCGACCCGGCCACGGGCGAGCTCGTGGGCGACACGGCTGCCGAGCAGGCCGAGCAGGTCATGCGCAACGTGGGCGCGCTGCTCGCGGCCGCCGGCACCGATTTCGAACACGTGGCGAAGGCCACGTGCTTCCTCGCCGATCTGGGCGACTTCGCGGCGGTGAACGAGGTGTACGCCCGCTCGTTCGGCGCTCATTTGCCCGCGCGCTCGGCGGTGCAGGTGGCGGGCCTGCCGAAGGGCGCGCTCGTGGAGGTGGAAGTGGTGGCCGAGGTGCCGGGCGCGTAG
- the cydD gene encoding thiol reductant ABC exporter subunit CydD, with amino-acid sequence MIDKAIFALPGVGRILGLLVASAALQALAVLGQAWSLSTAITNLWLGGAVVDQALLVAVFLVCFIGRQGVLCAQSALLDAYAYEQANALRRSLLEKIFTTNARLVQDHGTGSVTAAVLEGADQVETYFKLILPKVTGIALIPAILLAASFALDWVSGLIMFVAFPFIILYMVIMGHTAKEKASRQHRTFEIMSNHFIDTLRGIDTLKLFGVSKRYGKSIYEVSERFREATMRTLKVANLSSLVLDTFATLSVAAVAFMLGFRLIDGSVTLFPALALLVIAPEYFRPIREFAADYHASLDGKNALASIQALVDAPDEPPAELPLPAWHADARLGLEGVGFSYLGFKALEGVTLAAEGFQKVGIVGASGSGKSTLVSLLGGFASPDEGEIDVDGVRAGSLRQAAWQSQVAYIPQDPYLFHATLRENLVFYCPDATDDEVARAVEVMGLEGLVDELPRGLDTRIGEGARPLSGGQAQRIALARAFLDRSRRILLFDEPTAHLDIETEMELKERMLPLMEGRLVFFATHRLHWVDDMDLVVVMEGGRVAEQGAPEELRAGGGAFARLAAQLEGGAL; translated from the coding sequence ATGATCGACAAGGCCATCTTCGCGCTTCCGGGGGTGGGGCGCATCCTCGGGCTGCTCGTGGCGTCCGCGGCGCTGCAGGCGCTCGCGGTGCTGGGTCAGGCGTGGTCGCTGTCCACGGCCATCACGAACCTGTGGCTGGGCGGCGCGGTGGTCGACCAGGCCCTGCTCGTGGCCGTGTTCCTCGTATGCTTCATCGGGCGGCAGGGCGTGCTCTGCGCACAGTCCGCCCTGCTCGACGCCTACGCCTACGAGCAGGCGAACGCGCTGCGCCGCTCACTGCTCGAGAAGATATTCACCACGAACGCCCGGCTCGTGCAGGACCACGGCACCGGCAGCGTGACCGCCGCCGTGCTCGAGGGCGCCGACCAGGTGGAAACGTACTTCAAGCTCATCCTGCCCAAGGTCACGGGCATCGCCCTCATCCCCGCCATCCTGCTGGCGGCCTCGTTCGCGCTCGACTGGGTGTCGGGGCTCATCATGTTCGTGGCGTTCCCGTTCATCATCCTGTACATGGTCATCATGGGCCACACGGCCAAGGAGAAGGCGTCGCGGCAGCACCGCACGTTCGAGATCATGTCGAACCACTTCATCGACACGCTGCGCGGCATCGACACGCTCAAGCTGTTCGGCGTGTCCAAGCGCTACGGGAAGAGCATCTACGAGGTGTCCGAGCGCTTCCGCGAGGCCACCATGCGCACGCTCAAGGTGGCGAACCTCTCGAGCCTGGTGCTGGACACGTTCGCGACGCTCTCGGTGGCGGCCGTGGCGTTCATGCTGGGATTCCGCCTGATCGACGGCTCGGTCACGCTGTTCCCGGCGCTCGCGCTGCTCGTGATAGCCCCCGAGTATTTCCGCCCCATCCGCGAGTTCGCGGCCGACTACCACGCCTCGCTCGACGGCAAGAACGCGCTCGCGTCCATCCAGGCGCTCGTGGACGCGCCCGACGAGCCGCCTGCGGAGCTGCCGCTGCCCGCCTGGCACGCCGATGCGCGCCTCGGGCTCGAGGGCGTGGGCTTCTCGTACCTGGGGTTCAAGGCGCTCGAGGGCGTGACGCTTGCAGCCGAGGGGTTCCAGAAGGTGGGCATCGTGGGCGCAAGCGGCTCGGGCAAGAGCACGCTCGTGAGCCTGCTCGGCGGCTTCGCCTCGCCCGACGAGGGCGAGATCGACGTGGACGGCGTGCGGGCGGGAAGCCTGCGCCAGGCGGCCTGGCAGAGCCAGGTGGCCTACATCCCGCAGGACCCCTACCTCTTCCACGCCACGCTGCGCGAGAACCTCGTGTTCTACTGCCCCGACGCGACCGACGACGAGGTGGCGCGCGCTGTGGAGGTGATGGGGCTCGAGGGGCTCGTGGACGAGCTGCCCCGCGGGCTGGACACGCGCATTGGCGAGGGGGCGCGGCCGCTCTCGGGCGGGCAGGCGCAGCGTATCGCGCTCGCGCGGGCGTTCCTCGACCGCTCGCGGCGCATCCTGCTGTTCGACGAGCCCACGGCGCACCTGGACATCGAGACGGAGATGGAGCTGAAGGAGCGCATGCTGCCGCTCATGGAGGGGCGCCTGGTGTTCTTCGCCACGCATCGGCTGCATTGGGTGGACGACATGGACCTCGTGGTGGTCATGGAGGGCGGGCGCGTGGCCGAGCAAGGTGCGCCGGAGGAGCTGCGCGCCGGCGGCGGCGCGTTCGCACGCCTTGCCGCCCAGCTGGAAGGGGGTGCGCTATGA
- the cydC gene encoding thiol reductant ABC exporter subunit CydC, producing MSRNDGGRREAVPATQAGGHRANRRSPREADRWVSPFFKRYWKALALALFLGVATFGFASGLMVTSGYLISAAAALPGSILMIHLPTLFVRIFGIGKPILQYLERLTSHDWVLRMTSGLRLKLYEALEHDAVFFRHSHRTGDILGLLAEDIGHLQNLYLRAVFPTVVAWLVYALGVAVLGFFDAWFALALALVLGVEVFLVPLVSALANRARIERRKTLKNELYGELTDNVLGASDWIFARRGDEYLSRYQAAEQARHDIEARLNRFARRRDLASTAVFGIAAALLLVWAGGYFGGQPGEAANWIAAFVLGFFPLIDAFAPLPAAAAETGVYRDSIRRLNELPQPAPEEGPAPTVEAPLTLAVEDVAFRYPGSARAVLDGVSLTIPQGQKVAILGRSGSGKSTLASLIRGDLAPASGSVTLNGVPTSSFGDGVARCIGVIQQQTYLFNMTLRENLRIGNPAATDDEIREVLAHVGLSNLVERLPEGLDTMVDEAGMRFSGGERHRIALARVLLQDTPVILLDEPTVGLDPATERALLKTFIENAEGRTLIMVTHHLQGVSAMDRVVFVEDGRIEMEGSPAELERTSERYRRLLAFDSGVAAPE from the coding sequence ATGAGCCGCAACGACGGCGGGCGGCGGGAAGCGGTCCCTGCGACGCAGGCCGGCGGACACCGGGCCAACCGCCGAAGCCCCCGCGAGGCCGACCGTTGGGTCTCGCCCTTCTTCAAGCGGTACTGGAAGGCGCTCGCGCTGGCGCTGTTCTTAGGCGTGGCCACGTTCGGGTTCGCGAGCGGGCTCATGGTGACGTCCGGCTACCTCATCAGCGCGGCGGCGGCCCTGCCGGGCAGCATCCTCATGATCCACCTGCCCACGCTCTTCGTGCGCATCTTCGGCATCGGCAAGCCCATCCTGCAGTACCTCGAGCGTCTCACCAGCCACGACTGGGTGCTGCGCATGACGAGCGGCCTGCGCCTCAAGCTCTACGAAGCGCTGGAGCACGACGCCGTGTTCTTCCGCCACAGCCACCGCACGGGCGATATCCTGGGGCTTCTGGCCGAAGACATCGGGCACTTGCAGAACCTGTACTTGCGCGCCGTGTTCCCCACCGTGGTGGCCTGGCTCGTGTACGCGCTGGGCGTGGCGGTGCTCGGGTTCTTCGACGCGTGGTTCGCGCTGGCGCTCGCGCTCGTTTTGGGCGTGGAGGTGTTCCTGGTGCCGCTCGTGTCCGCACTCGCTAACCGGGCGCGCATCGAGCGCCGCAAGACGCTGAAGAACGAGCTGTACGGCGAGCTCACCGACAACGTGCTGGGCGCCTCGGACTGGATCTTCGCGCGACGCGGCGACGAGTACCTGTCGCGTTACCAGGCCGCCGAGCAGGCCCGGCACGACATCGAGGCGCGGCTGAACCGCTTCGCGCGGCGGCGCGACCTCGCGTCCACGGCCGTGTTCGGCATTGCGGCGGCCCTGCTCCTCGTGTGGGCCGGCGGCTACTTCGGCGGCCAACCAGGCGAGGCGGCGAACTGGATCGCCGCGTTCGTGCTCGGGTTCTTCCCGCTCATCGACGCCTTCGCGCCCCTGCCCGCGGCCGCGGCCGAGACGGGCGTCTACCGCGACTCCATCCGCCGGCTGAACGAGCTGCCCCAGCCCGCGCCGGAAGAGGGCCCCGCGCCAACGGTGGAGGCGCCCCTCACCCTGGCCGTGGAGGACGTGGCGTTTCGCTACCCCGGCTCCGCGCGCGCCGTGCTCGACGGCGTGAGCTTGACCATCCCGCAAGGCCAGAAGGTCGCCATCCTGGGGCGCAGCGGCTCGGGCAAGAGCACGCTCGCCTCCCTCATCCGCGGCGATCTGGCGCCTGCATCCGGCAGCGTGACGCTGAACGGCGTGCCCACCAGCAGCTTCGGCGACGGCGTGGCGCGCTGCATCGGCGTGATCCAGCAGCAGACGTACCTCTTCAACATGACGCTGCGCGAGAACCTGCGCATCGGCAACCCCGCCGCCACCGACGACGAGATCCGGGAGGTGCTGGCGCACGTGGGTCTGTCCAACCTGGTAGAGCGTCTGCCCGAGGGGCTCGACACCATGGTGGACGAAGCCGGGATGCGCTTCTCGGGCGGCGAGCGCCACCGCATCGCGCTCGCCCGCGTGCTCTTGCAGGACACGCCCGTCATACTGCTGGACGAGCCCACCGTGGGCCTCGACCCCGCCACTGAGCGCGCGCTGCTGAAGACGTTCATCGAGAACGCGGAGGGCAGGACGCTCATCATGGTCACCCACCACCTGCAGGGCGTGTCCGCCATGGACCGCGTCGTGTTTGTGGAGGACGGCCGCATAGAGATGGAGGGCTCGCCTGCCGAGCTCGAGCGCACGAGCGAGCGCTACCGCCGCCTGCTCGCCTTCGACTCCGGGGTGGCCGCCCCGGAGTAA
- a CDS encoding zinc ribbon domain-containing protein, with protein MSVGETLARMRRERNLTQEDVARRLYVTRQAVSRWETGETEPGVDMCKLIAATFDMPLMELLEMPDGDYCQSCGMPFYQEADHGSEAGGGRSRDFCSMCYEDGAFVRDETMEELIEEAAPHMAAACRISRDEAVSFMGALLPHLKRWEQGQGR; from the coding sequence ATGAGTGTTGGAGAGACGCTTGCCCGCATGCGCCGCGAGCGCAACCTCACGCAGGAGGACGTGGCGCGCAGGCTCTACGTCACCCGCCAAGCCGTCTCGCGCTGGGAGACCGGCGAGACCGAGCCGGGCGTGGACATGTGCAAGCTCATCGCCGCCACGTTCGACATGCCGCTCATGGAGCTGCTGGAGATGCCCGACGGAGACTACTGCCAAAGCTGCGGCATGCCGTTCTACCAGGAGGCCGACCACGGCAGCGAGGCAGGCGGCGGCCGTTCGCGCGACTTCTGCTCGATGTGCTACGAGGACGGCGCGTTCGTCCGCGACGAGACCATGGAGGAGCTCATCGAGGAGGCCGCCCCCCACATGGCCGCCGCCTGCCGCATATCGCGCGACGAGGCCGTGTCGTTCATGGGCGCGCTGCTTCCCCACCTCAAGCGCTGGGAGCAGGGGCAGGGCCGGTAG